CAATAATTTTATCTATAATTGATGTTGTTGATTTGCCTTCTAAATAGTCAATCAATACTACTTTACCGTTTGATTTTTCTACGATATCTTTACCTACTATGTTTTTGCCTTCCCAGTCTGCGCCTTTTGCCAGAATATCTGGTTGGATAATCTTGATTAGTTCGTATGGTGTGTCTTGATCAAAAATTACAACATAGTCAACAAAATAAAATGCGCTTAAAACGCAAGCTCTATCGTCTTGGTTGTTAATTGGTCTTTTTTCGCCTTTAATGGATTTAACGGATTTGTCTGAATTCAAACCTACAACAAGTATATCGCCTAACTGCTTTGCTTTTTGAAGGTAATTTACATGACCTGCGTGAATAATATCAAAACAGCCATTTGTGAAAACAATTTTTTTATTGAAGGCTTTTAGTTTGTCAATGATTTCTTTTATCTGTTCGAAAGATTTTATTTTGTCCATAAATCCTCTATGATTTTGCATATATTGTGAATTATAAAGATATGCAACTCCTGAATCGTTGGTGTATAATTTGAGTCAACTATAAAGCTAATTTTGGCAATATCTTTTATTATACCACCATCTTTACCTAAAAGCGCAATTGTTGTAAGAC
This genomic window from Desulfurella sp. contains:
- the rfaE2 gene encoding D-glycero-beta-D-manno-heptose 1-phosphate adenylyltransferase, yielding MDKIKSFEQIKEIIDKLKAFNKKIVFTNGCFDIIHAGHVNYLQKAKQLGDILVVGLNSDKSVKSIKGEKRPINNQDDRACVLSAFYFVDYVVIFDQDTPYELIKIIQPDILAKGADWEGKNIVGKDIVEKSNGKVVLIDYLEGKSTTSIIDKIIENYGCIK